A stretch of the Nematostella vectensis chromosome 1, jaNemVect1.1, whole genome shotgun sequence genome encodes the following:
- the LOC5517344 gene encoding transmembrane protein 116 isoform X3 yields the protein MSSGFPCDFMTSRSDGQDSTGLDLVASVFLLIGAILFCNYKTTVNENILCSYFTALTSSFYMSTFLLTVLYAFEVYGKLKNLYPKITNIRQDDTQAFGSFHQLFFLYTFAWALPLAITLSIFAVDSGESGTGSLNDDICGTCLPVFHYRSENCSLSTDNDLEPDWNHIYKSIFIAMLSICMLAIVVIYILALKLFRKIQVSGGIIGRQQYEQQALVRRRACIYFLVFIACWLPGTILGILSLKKTFELKKYFVFYVIQALSSPLQGFINCLVYGWRRPGFMRSLRQTHWPTDPYS from the exons ATGTCTTCCGGTTTCCCTTGTGATTTCATGACCTCAAGGAGTGACGGCCAGGACTCCACAGGTTTAG ATTTGGTTGCATCAGTTTTTCTGCTGATTGGAGCGATTCTCTTCTGCAACTACAAGACAACTGTGAACGAAAATATTCTGTGTTCATACTTTACAGCTTTAACAAGC AGCTTCTACATGAGTACCTTTCTCCTCACTGTGCTCTATGCATTTGAGGTGTATGGGAAGCTCAAGAACCTCTACCCTAAGATAACCAACATCCGACAAGATGATACT CAGGCTTTTGGCAGTTTTCACCAACTTTTCTTCCTCTACACATTTGCCTG GGCCCTTCCTTTGGCCATCACCCTGAGTATCTTtgctgttgatagtggtgaaTCAGGCACCGGTTCACTGAATGATGACATTTGTGGAAC GTGCCTTCCCGTCTTTCACTACAGATCAGAAAATTGCAGT TTGTCCACTGACAATGACCTAGAGCCAGACTGGAATCACATCTACAAATCCATCTTTATTGCCATGCTTTCCATTTGTATGCTTGCAATCGTG GTGATTTACATCTTGGCTTTGAAGTTGTTCCGTAAAATTCAAGTCTCTGGAG GGATCATTGGACGCCAGCAGTACGAGCAGCAAGCCCTCGTCCGCCGCCGAGCGTGTATCTATTTCCTGGTGTTCATCGCTTGTTGGCTGCCAG GCACTATTTTGGGTATTTTGTCGTTAAAGAAAACCTTTGAATTgaagaaatactttgtattttACGTCATTCAA GCGCTTTCCTCGCCCCTTCAGGGTTTTATCAACTGTCTCGTGTATGGCTGGAGACGGCCGGGATTTATGAGAAGCTTGAGGCAGACTCACTGGCCTACTGACCCTTACAGCTGA
- the LOC5517344 gene encoding transmembrane protein 116 isoform X2, whose protein sequence is MRSPLEQGKMEVLAYIYMCTATLSIIGAASIVLAAVIKHRVANSEVRPIFHLSLSDLVASVFLLIGAILFCNYKTTVNENILCSYFTALTSSFYMSTFLLTVLYAFEVYGKLKNLYPKITNIRQDDTAFGSFHQLFFLYTFAWALPLAITLSIFAVDSGESGTGSLNDDICGTCLPVFHYRSENCSLSTDNDLEPDWNHIYKSIFIAMLSICMLAIVVIYILALKLFRKIQVSGGIIGRQQYEQQALVRRRACIYFLVFIACWLPGTILGILSLKKTFELKKYFVFYVIQALSSPLQGFINCLVYGWRRPGFMRSLRQTHWPTDPYS, encoded by the exons ATGGAAGTGCTAGCCTACATATACATGTGCACAGCAACATTAAG TATTATTGGAGCAGCATCCATTGTATTGGCTGCAGTTATAAAGCACAGGGTTGCAAACTCTGAG gttcGTCCAATATTTCATCTTTCACTATCAGATTTGGTTGCATCAGTTTTTCTGCTGATTGGAGCGATTCTCTTCTGCAACTACAAGACAACTGTGAACGAAAATATTCTGTGTTCATACTTTACAGCTTTAACAAGC AGCTTCTACATGAGTACCTTTCTCCTCACTGTGCTCTATGCATTTGAGGTGTATGGGAAGCTCAAGAACCTCTACCCTAAGATAACCAACATCCGACAAGATGATACT GCTTTTGGCAGTTTTCACCAACTTTTCTTCCTCTACACATTTGCCTG GGCCCTTCCTTTGGCCATCACCCTGAGTATCTTtgctgttgatagtggtgaaTCAGGCACCGGTTCACTGAATGATGACATTTGTGGAAC GTGCCTTCCCGTCTTTCACTACAGATCAGAAAATTGCAGT TTGTCCACTGACAATGACCTAGAGCCAGACTGGAATCACATCTACAAATCCATCTTTATTGCCATGCTTTCCATTTGTATGCTTGCAATCGTG GTGATTTACATCTTGGCTTTGAAGTTGTTCCGTAAAATTCAAGTCTCTGGAG GGATCATTGGACGCCAGCAGTACGAGCAGCAAGCCCTCGTCCGCCGCCGAGCGTGTATCTATTTCCTGGTGTTCATCGCTTGTTGGCTGCCAG GCACTATTTTGGGTATTTTGTCGTTAAAGAAAACCTTTGAATTgaagaaatactttgtattttACGTCATTCAA GCGCTTTCCTCGCCCCTTCAGGGTTTTATCAACTGTCTCGTGTATGGCTGGAGACGGCCGGGATTTATGAGAAGCTTGAGGCAGACTCACTGGCCTACTGACCCTTACAGCTGA
- the LOC5517344 gene encoding transmembrane protein 116 isoform X1: MRSPLEQGKMEVLAYIYMCTATLSIIGAASIVLAAVIKHRVANSEVRPIFHLSLSDLVASVFLLIGAILFCNYKTTVNENILCSYFTALTSSFYMSTFLLTVLYAFEVYGKLKNLYPKITNIRQDDTQAFGSFHQLFFLYTFAWALPLAITLSIFAVDSGESGTGSLNDDICGTCLPVFHYRSENCSLSTDNDLEPDWNHIYKSIFIAMLSICMLAIVVIYILALKLFRKIQVSGGIIGRQQYEQQALVRRRACIYFLVFIACWLPGTILGILSLKKTFELKKYFVFYVIQALSSPLQGFINCLVYGWRRPGFMRSLRQTHWPTDPYS, from the exons ATGGAAGTGCTAGCCTACATATACATGTGCACAGCAACATTAAG TATTATTGGAGCAGCATCCATTGTATTGGCTGCAGTTATAAAGCACAGGGTTGCAAACTCTGAG gttcGTCCAATATTTCATCTTTCACTATCAGATTTGGTTGCATCAGTTTTTCTGCTGATTGGAGCGATTCTCTTCTGCAACTACAAGACAACTGTGAACGAAAATATTCTGTGTTCATACTTTACAGCTTTAACAAGC AGCTTCTACATGAGTACCTTTCTCCTCACTGTGCTCTATGCATTTGAGGTGTATGGGAAGCTCAAGAACCTCTACCCTAAGATAACCAACATCCGACAAGATGATACT CAGGCTTTTGGCAGTTTTCACCAACTTTTCTTCCTCTACACATTTGCCTG GGCCCTTCCTTTGGCCATCACCCTGAGTATCTTtgctgttgatagtggtgaaTCAGGCACCGGTTCACTGAATGATGACATTTGTGGAAC GTGCCTTCCCGTCTTTCACTACAGATCAGAAAATTGCAGT TTGTCCACTGACAATGACCTAGAGCCAGACTGGAATCACATCTACAAATCCATCTTTATTGCCATGCTTTCCATTTGTATGCTTGCAATCGTG GTGATTTACATCTTGGCTTTGAAGTTGTTCCGTAAAATTCAAGTCTCTGGAG GGATCATTGGACGCCAGCAGTACGAGCAGCAAGCCCTCGTCCGCCGCCGAGCGTGTATCTATTTCCTGGTGTTCATCGCTTGTTGGCTGCCAG GCACTATTTTGGGTATTTTGTCGTTAAAGAAAACCTTTGAATTgaagaaatactttgtattttACGTCATTCAA GCGCTTTCCTCGCCCCTTCAGGGTTTTATCAACTGTCTCGTGTATGGCTGGAGACGGCCGGGATTTATGAGAAGCTTGAGGCAGACTCACTGGCCTACTGACCCTTACAGCTGA
- the LOC5517344 gene encoding transmembrane protein 116 isoform X4 — MRSPLEQGKMEVLAYIYMCTATLSIIGAASIVLAAVIKHRVANSEVRPIFHLSLSDLVASVFLLIGAILFCNYKTTVNENILCSYFTALTSQAFGSFHQLFFLYTFAWALPLAITLSIFAVDSGESGTGSLNDDICGTCLPVFHYRSENCSLSTDNDLEPDWNHIYKSIFIAMLSICMLAIVVIYILALKLFRKIQVSGGIIGRQQYEQQALVRRRACIYFLVFIACWLPGTILGILSLKKTFELKKYFVFYVIQALSSPLQGFINCLVYGWRRPGFMRSLRQTHWPTDPYS, encoded by the exons ATGGAAGTGCTAGCCTACATATACATGTGCACAGCAACATTAAG TATTATTGGAGCAGCATCCATTGTATTGGCTGCAGTTATAAAGCACAGGGTTGCAAACTCTGAG gttcGTCCAATATTTCATCTTTCACTATCAGATTTGGTTGCATCAGTTTTTCTGCTGATTGGAGCGATTCTCTTCTGCAACTACAAGACAACTGTGAACGAAAATATTCTGTGTTCATACTTTACAGCTTTAACAAGC CAGGCTTTTGGCAGTTTTCACCAACTTTTCTTCCTCTACACATTTGCCTG GGCCCTTCCTTTGGCCATCACCCTGAGTATCTTtgctgttgatagtggtgaaTCAGGCACCGGTTCACTGAATGATGACATTTGTGGAAC GTGCCTTCCCGTCTTTCACTACAGATCAGAAAATTGCAGT TTGTCCACTGACAATGACCTAGAGCCAGACTGGAATCACATCTACAAATCCATCTTTATTGCCATGCTTTCCATTTGTATGCTTGCAATCGTG GTGATTTACATCTTGGCTTTGAAGTTGTTCCGTAAAATTCAAGTCTCTGGAG GGATCATTGGACGCCAGCAGTACGAGCAGCAAGCCCTCGTCCGCCGCCGAGCGTGTATCTATTTCCTGGTGTTCATCGCTTGTTGGCTGCCAG GCACTATTTTGGGTATTTTGTCGTTAAAGAAAACCTTTGAATTgaagaaatactttgtattttACGTCATTCAA GCGCTTTCCTCGCCCCTTCAGGGTTTTATCAACTGTCTCGTGTATGGCTGGAGACGGCCGGGATTTATGAGAAGCTTGAGGCAGACTCACTGGCCTACTGACCCTTACAGCTGA